Proteins from a genomic interval of Pseudomonas paeninsulae:
- a CDS encoding extracellular solute-binding protein, which yields MSRLYGLLLLVLTPLLACAEEVVTVYNWEGYMALPVLKSFEAETGIRVDYHTYTSPQEIEDALSRGVPIDVSVQTHNDLPRLIESGTIQPLDPKQLPNRKYLSPHLLGALKALDLGNRYAVPYLWGVTGLAINTPLAEAAFGGPLPNSWSVLFDPEQSRRLASCGISWQEGGNEGLTTLLRYQGRDLARSPKSRLEKASKLLLELRPDIRYVSSTRYINDLREGKLCVAMSWVGDALAAAAAGQDVRFVIPDEGASFFIDSLVIPSSAKRPDLAMRLIDYLLRPEIAAQISSETLYGSGNLKAKDFVDEALRNQPGLYPDNQTRRRLTLLESMPPKHADVGHAVWAEFINAGAPGEASADSAP from the coding sequence ATGTCTCGTTTATATGGCTTGCTGCTACTGGTGCTGACGCCGCTTTTGGCCTGCGCTGAAGAGGTTGTTACGGTCTACAACTGGGAGGGCTACATGGCTCTGCCAGTGCTTAAGAGCTTCGAGGCTGAGACGGGTATTCGGGTGGATTACCACACCTATACCTCGCCCCAGGAGATTGAAGATGCGTTAAGCCGTGGCGTGCCGATTGATGTTTCCGTGCAGACGCACAACGACCTGCCGCGGCTAATCGAAAGCGGCACCATTCAACCTTTGGATCCTAAGCAATTACCTAATCGCAAGTACTTATCGCCCCATTTGCTGGGGGCGTTGAAGGCGCTTGACCTTGGTAATCGCTATGCGGTGCCTTACCTGTGGGGGGTTACCGGTCTGGCGATCAATACGCCACTGGCTGAGGCGGCTTTTGGTGGGCCACTGCCCAATAGTTGGAGTGTGTTATTCGATCCTGAGCAAAGTCGCCGTCTGGCCAGTTGTGGTATCAGCTGGCAGGAGGGGGGCAATGAAGGCCTGACCACCTTGCTGCGTTATCAGGGCCGAGACTTGGCGCGCAGCCCCAAGAGCCGGCTAGAGAAAGCCAGCAAGCTGCTGCTGGAGTTGCGCCCGGACATTCGCTACGTCAGCAGCACGCGCTACATCAACGACCTGCGCGAGGGTAAGCTGTGTGTTGCCATGTCCTGGGTTGGTGATGCGCTGGCCGCAGCGGCGGCGGGACAGGATGTGCGCTTTGTGATCCCGGATGAAGGTGCGTCTTTCTTTATCGATAGCCTGGTCATTCCAAGCAGCGCCAAGCGTCCCGACCTTGCCATGCGCTTGATCGATTACTTGCTGCGGCCGGAAATAGCCGCACAGATCAGCAGCGAAACCCTGTACGGCAGTGGCAATCTCAAGGCTAAGGACTTCGTCGACGAGGCATTGCGCAACCAGCCCGGACTCTACCCCGATAATCAAACCCGGCGCCGGCTTACCCTTCTGGAGAGCATGCCGCCCAAACACGCAGATGTTGGTCATGCGGTCTGGGCTGAATTTATCAACGCTGGCGCACCCGGTGAGGCGTCTGCGGACAGTGCACCCTGA
- a CDS encoding CoA transferase subunit A, whose amino-acid sequence MAEIISLREAIQRFVHDGNTVALEGFTHLIPTAAAHELIRQNKKDLTLVRMTPDLVYDLLIGAGCAKELVFSWGGNPGVGSLHRLRDAVEKDWPQALEIEEHSHADLANSYIAGASGLPFAVLRAYAGCDLPKVNPWIKTVTCPFTGEVLAAVPAVRPDVTVIHAQKADRKGNVLLWGILGVQKEAALAAKRCIVTVEELVDDLNAPMNACVLPTWALSAVCHVPGGAHPSYAHGYYERDNPFYQAWDPIARDRDGFRAWIDQYIRGTTDFAAFQAKLAEAK is encoded by the coding sequence ATGGCTGAAATCATTTCTCTGCGCGAAGCCATCCAGCGCTTCGTCCACGACGGCAACACCGTTGCCCTCGAAGGCTTCACCCACCTGATTCCAACGGCTGCGGCCCATGAGCTGATCCGGCAGAACAAGAAAGACCTGACGCTGGTGCGCATGACCCCGGACTTGGTCTACGATCTGCTGATCGGCGCCGGTTGTGCGAAGGAACTGGTGTTCTCCTGGGGTGGTAATCCCGGGGTCGGCTCTCTGCATCGGCTGCGTGATGCGGTGGAAAAAGACTGGCCGCAGGCTCTGGAAATCGAAGAGCACAGTCACGCCGACCTTGCCAATTCCTACATCGCCGGTGCCTCGGGGTTGCCGTTTGCAGTGCTGCGCGCTTATGCCGGTTGCGACCTGCCTAAGGTCAATCCGTGGATCAAAACCGTAACCTGTCCCTTTACCGGCGAGGTGTTAGCCGCGGTGCCGGCGGTGCGCCCGGACGTGACGGTGATCCACGCGCAAAAAGCTGATCGCAAGGGCAATGTGTTGCTCTGGGGCATCCTTGGCGTGCAGAAAGAAGCGGCCCTGGCGGCCAAGCGCTGCATCGTTACAGTCGAAGAGCTAGTCGACGACCTGAATGCGCCGATGAATGCCTGCGTGCTGCCGACTTGGGCGCTGAGTGCGGTTTGCCATGTGCCAGGCGGCGCGCATCCGTCGTACGCCCACGGTTACTACGAGCGTGACAATCCATTCTATCAAGCTTGGGATCCGATCGCTCGTGATCGTGACGGTTTCAGAGCCTGGATTGATCAGTACATTCGCGGCACTACTGATTTCGCCGCCTTCCAAGCCAAACTCGCGGAGGCCAAGTAA
- a CDS encoding CoA-transferase subunit beta translates to MSAYSTNEMMTVAAARRLQNGAVCFVGIGLPSKAANLARLTSSPDVVLTYESGPIGAKPSVLPLSIGDGELAETADTVVPTGEIFRYWLQGGRIDMGFLGAAQVDKYGNINTTVIGDYSRPKVRLPGAGGAPEIAGSAKQVLIMLKQSHRTFVDKLAFITSVGFGEGGDHRQRLGLPGAGPVGIITDLCIMEPETCTNEFIVTTLHPGVTREQVIAATGWPIRFAEEVTVSVVPSTVELTALRALEARTAAAHAQLGGEE, encoded by the coding sequence ATGAGCGCCTACAGTACTAATGAAATGATGACCGTGGCCGCCGCCCGCCGTTTGCAAAATGGTGCGGTCTGCTTTGTCGGCATCGGCCTACCATCCAAAGCCGCCAACCTGGCGCGGCTGACGTCGTCGCCGGACGTGGTGTTGACCTATGAGTCTGGCCCTATTGGCGCCAAACCCAGTGTGTTGCCGCTATCGATTGGCGACGGCGAGCTGGCCGAAACGGCCGATACCGTAGTGCCGACTGGCGAAATTTTCCGCTACTGGCTGCAAGGCGGCCGCATCGATATGGGTTTTCTAGGAGCGGCTCAAGTCGATAAGTACGGCAACATCAACACCACGGTCATCGGCGACTACAGTCGGCCGAAAGTGCGCCTGCCGGGTGCCGGTGGTGCGCCGGAAATTGCTGGCTCGGCCAAACAGGTGCTGATTATGCTCAAGCAGTCACACCGCACCTTTGTCGACAAGCTGGCGTTTATTACCTCGGTTGGTTTCGGCGAGGGCGGCGATCACCGTCAGCGTCTTGGGCTGCCGGGCGCTGGGCCGGTGGGGATCATCACTGACCTGTGCATCATGGAGCCGGAAACTTGCACAAACGAATTTATCGTCACCACTTTGCATCCGGGGGTGACCCGCGAGCAGGTGATCGCCGCTACCGGCTGGCCGATCCGATTTGCCGAAGAAGTAACTGTGAGCGTCGTACCCAGCACCGTCGAACTGACTGCGCTACGTGCGCTGGAAGCTCGCACCGCAGCGGCTCATGCCCAGTTGGGTGGTGAAGAGTGA
- the pcaF gene encoding 3-oxoadipyl-CoA thiolase — translation MSREVFICDAVRTPIGRLNGGLAAVRADDLAAIPLRALLERNPHVDWRAVDEVFMGCANQAGEDNRNVLSGLPETVPGVTLNRLCASGMEAIGAAFRAIASGEMELAIAAGVESMSRAPYVMGKADSAFGRGQKLEDTTLGWRFINPLMKEQYGVDSMPITGDNVADDYHINRADQDAFALRSQLRAAAQQAGFFAEEIVPVVIKGKKGDSVIDTDEHPRAETSAETLAKLKPVNGADKTVTAGNASGLNDGASAMILASREAVKKHGLTPRAKVLGMASGGVVPRVMGIGPVPAVRKFLARLNLSIDAFDVIELNEAFAAQGLAVLRDLGLADDSDNVNPNGGAIALGHPLGMSGNRLVLTAVHQLQKTGGRLGLATMCVGVGQGLALAIERVERHASLSRVG, via the coding sequence GTGAGCCGCGAAGTATTCATCTGTGACGCCGTGCGCACGCCCATTGGTCGTCTTAATGGTGGCCTGGCAGCGGTACGTGCCGACGACCTTGCCGCGATCCCGTTGCGGGCTTTGCTCGAGCGTAATCCGCACGTGGATTGGCGCGCCGTCGACGAAGTCTTTATGGGCTGCGCCAACCAGGCCGGTGAAGACAACCGCAACGTGCTTTCCGGCCTGCCGGAAACCGTGCCTGGGGTAACCCTTAATCGCTTGTGTGCCTCTGGTATGGAGGCGATCGGAGCTGCATTTCGCGCCATCGCCAGCGGCGAAATGGAGCTGGCAATTGCCGCCGGTGTGGAGTCCATGAGCCGGGCGCCCTATGTCATGGGCAAGGCTGATAGCGCCTTTGGCCGTGGGCAAAAATTGGAAGACACCACCCTCGGCTGGCGCTTTATCAACCCGCTGATGAAAGAGCAGTACGGCGTCGACAGCATGCCAATCACCGGCGACAACGTCGCGGATGACTACCATATCAATCGTGCCGATCAGGACGCCTTCGCCTTACGCAGCCAACTGCGCGCCGCCGCACAGCAAGCTGGCTTCTTCGCCGAAGAGATAGTGCCTGTAGTAATCAAGGGCAAAAAAGGTGACAGCGTTATCGACACCGACGAGCATCCGCGTGCCGAAACCAGCGCTGAAACCTTGGCCAAGCTCAAACCGGTAAATGGCGCGGATAAAACCGTCACCGCTGGCAATGCTTCCGGCCTTAACGACGGTGCTTCGGCAATGATTTTGGCATCGCGCGAGGCGGTGAAAAAACACGGGCTAACGCCTCGCGCGAAAGTCCTTGGCATGGCCAGTGGGGGTGTTGTGCCACGGGTCATGGGCATCGGCCCGGTACCGGCGGTGCGCAAGTTTCTGGCGCGTTTGAATCTATCTATCGATGCTTTCGACGTGATCGAACTAAACGAAGCATTCGCTGCGCAAGGCCTGGCGGTTCTGCGTGATCTCGGCCTGGCGGACGATAGCGACAACGTCAACCCGAATGGCGGCGCCATTGCCCTCGGTCATCCACTGGGCATGAGTGGTAATCGCCTGGTACTGACCGCTGTTCATCAGCTGCAAAAGACCGGTGGTAGGCTCGGCCTTGCGACCATGTGTGTCGGTGTTGGTCAGGGGCTGGCGCTGGCGATTGAGCGTGTGGAGCGACATGCGAGTCTTTCTAGGGTGGGTTGA
- a CDS encoding 3-carboxy-cis,cis-muconate cycloisomerase — translation MNSPSNHLFDAYFCQPAMRGIFCDHGRVQGMLDFEAALARTEARLGLIPAEAVAPIAAACQAQLYDFAALAEAIVSAGNSAIPLVKALGKQIAASDAQAERFVHLGATSQDAMDTGLVLQLRAAISLLENDLAQLADGLATQSVRYADTPLAGRTWLQHATPVTLGMKLAGTLGAVTRHRQRLAELKPRLLSLQFGGASGSLAALGEQAWLVSESLAIELGLSLPEQPWHTQRDRLVEFASLLGMLAGSLGKLGRDISLLMQTETAELFEPSAPGKGGSSTMPHKRNPVSAAVLIAAAIRAPGLVSTMFSAMPQEHERSLGLWHAEWETLPQLCCLVSGALQQALLVVPWLEVDAVRMRSNLDLTQGLVLAEAVSIALAQRIGRDAAHHLLEQCCRRAVEQGVQLRQVLGETPQVCAELSSQELDRLLDPAHYLGQARLWVERAVAEHQNFSL, via the coding sequence TTGAACAGCCCGAGCAACCACCTTTTCGATGCCTACTTCTGCCAGCCAGCTATGCGCGGGATTTTCTGCGATCACGGGCGGGTGCAGGGTATGCTCGATTTCGAAGCGGCGCTGGCCCGGACTGAGGCGCGGCTTGGGCTGATCCCGGCAGAGGCTGTAGCGCCAATTGCTGCGGCTTGTCAGGCGCAGTTGTATGACTTCGCTGCGTTGGCCGAGGCCATCGTCAGCGCCGGTAATTCGGCTATTCCTCTGGTCAAGGCGTTGGGTAAGCAGATTGCCGCCAGCGATGCGCAGGCCGAGCGTTTTGTTCATCTCGGTGCCACCAGTCAGGACGCCATGGACACCGGCTTGGTGCTGCAGTTGCGCGCCGCCATCAGCTTGCTGGAAAACGATCTGGCCCAGTTGGCCGACGGCCTAGCGACCCAATCTGTTCGCTACGCCGATACCCCGCTGGCCGGGCGCACCTGGTTGCAGCATGCCACTCCAGTAACGCTGGGGATGAAGTTGGCCGGTACCTTGGGCGCTGTCACCCGCCATCGTCAGCGTTTGGCGGAGCTCAAACCACGGCTGCTGTCGCTGCAGTTTGGCGGCGCCTCTGGCAGCTTGGCCGCCCTCGGTGAGCAGGCCTGGCTGGTTAGCGAGTCATTGGCGATCGAGTTGGGTTTGAGCCTGCCGGAGCAGCCTTGGCACACCCAGCGCGATCGGCTGGTGGAATTTGCCAGCTTGTTAGGAATGCTGGCCGGTAGCCTAGGCAAGCTCGGTCGCGATATCAGCTTGTTAATGCAGACTGAAACCGCCGAGCTGTTTGAGCCTTCGGCGCCTGGCAAGGGCGGTTCCTCGACCATGCCGCACAAGCGCAACCCGGTCAGTGCAGCGGTACTGATCGCAGCAGCCATCCGCGCACCGGGATTGGTATCGACCATGTTCAGTGCCATGCCGCAGGAGCACGAGCGCAGCCTTGGCCTTTGGCATGCCGAATGGGAAACCTTGCCTCAGCTTTGCTGCCTGGTTTCCGGTGCCTTGCAACAGGCGCTGCTTGTGGTGCCATGGTTGGAAGTGGACGCCGTGCGCATGCGCAGTAACCTCGACCTGACTCAAGGCCTGGTGCTGGCCGAGGCCGTGAGCATTGCCCTGGCTCAGCGTATCGGTCGCGATGCAGCGCACCATCTGCTCGAACAGTGTTGTCGGCGTGCGGTGGAGCAGGGCGTTCAACTGCGTCAGGTGTTGGGCGAAACACCGCAGGTCTGCGCCGAGCTTTCCTCGCAGGAGTTGGATCGCTTACTTGATCCGGCCCATTACCTCGGTCAGGCCCGTCTGTGGGTCGAGCGCGCTGTAGCAGAACATCAGAATTTTTCGCTGTAG
- the pcaD gene encoding 3-oxoadipate enol-lactonase, whose protein sequence is MPAVQLADGELNYQLEGAAGAPVLLLSNSLGTDLHMWDAQIVAFTQHFQVLRYDTRGHGQSLVTEGSYSIEQNGRDVLALLDALDIAKVSFCGLSMGGLVGQWLAINAPERLQRVVLCNTAAKIGNPEVWNPRIEMVLCEGPAAMRGLRDGSIARWFTPEFADARPAKAEAVVGMLAATSPQGYAANCAAVRDADFREQIAAIKLPLLLVCGTQDAVTTVADGRFMLERIEGAELLELHAAHLSNVEAGEAFSQPVLAFLQA, encoded by the coding sequence ATGCCAGCCGTACAACTCGCCGATGGCGAACTGAATTACCAACTCGAGGGTGCTGCCGGTGCGCCGGTGTTGCTGTTGTCCAACTCCCTGGGCACCGATTTGCATATGTGGGATGCGCAGATTGTCGCCTTCACCCAGCACTTTCAGGTATTGCGCTACGACACCCGTGGTCACGGTCAGTCGCTGGTGACTGAGGGCAGTTACAGCATCGAGCAGAACGGCCGCGATGTGTTGGCACTGCTGGATGCGCTGGATATCGCCAAGGTGTCTTTTTGCGGGCTGTCGATGGGTGGCTTGGTCGGTCAGTGGCTGGCGATCAATGCCCCCGAGCGTTTGCAGCGCGTGGTGTTGTGCAATACCGCAGCGAAAATCGGTAACCCTGAGGTGTGGAACCCACGGATCGAAATGGTGCTATGCGAGGGGCCGGCGGCGATGCGCGGGCTGCGTGATGGTTCAATCGCCCGTTGGTTTACCCCGGAGTTTGCCGACGCCCGGCCGGCCAAGGCTGAGGCTGTGGTTGGCATGCTCGCCGCCACCTCGCCGCAAGGTTATGCCGCCAATTGCGCAGCGGTGCGCGATGCCGATTTCCGTGAGCAGATTGCCGCGATCAAGCTGCCGCTGCTGCTGGTTTGCGGTACTCAAGATGCAGTGACCACGGTGGCCGATGGGCGCTTCATGCTTGAGCGTATCGAGGGCGCCGAACTGCTTGAGTTGCACGCCGCACACCTGTCTAACGTCGAAGCCGGTGAGGCCTTCAGTCAGCCGGTGCTGGCCTTTTTGCAAGCCTGA